The genomic stretch GGCACGGAAATTTCCGTGTCTTTCGTATCTATGTCACTAAATTAAAATACTATTTTCACTTAAAAGACAGAACGGTATTACCGCATTTCGAACAAAGTGGCACATTCGTATTCCAAATGCCAAAAGGGATTAATCCTACATTCTATTTCGTAAGCGATAGAACGACATTGCATCTTTGTAGTGGCTTCCATTACTCATGAAGGCGTCGTATCAGTTTATATACTGTGCAATTTTCAATAACCAGAGCTTTCCTGTGAGCAAAGAATATAATACCTTCACTTGGGGCGATAATCTGTGAGATAACTTCCCCCTCGATTGGATCGACCACTTCTGCTAAAAGGTCTCCAAAGGCTACTTCTTCGCCGGGTTCTTTGAATCTTCTGTAGATACCGGATACATCTGCTCTGATGGACATCAGGCTTTCTTCTTCCAGGGTAGTAGCTATAAAGCCGTTATGGCAGTTATATTTGATAATGCCCATACGGGTGAGGAAACGAAGTACAGAGGATACAGCCTGATTAGCTGATTTCTCATCTATATAATCCGTTGCAGAAGTATATACACTAAAGGCATTGGTTCCATTCATCTGCCAGTTATAATTTAAGGTGGCAGTATCAATAGGGCGTGGTTTTCTGGTCACTACATAGGGAAGTCCGAACAGATTTGCAAGGCTGGTATTCTGATACCCGGTTTCCATCATTCTGACATGTGGAATAAAATCACCGGGGGTATGAAAGCTTGCAAACTGGATGCCGTAATTATAGCCTTTTACAGCCTTAAAGATACCATCTGCAATTCGCCTGGTGGTTTCACCTTCCGCGTCACCTGGGAACATACGATTAATATCAGTGTTATCCATAGCCCAGAAGCGTTTTTCAACGTTGATGGAGTAGTGATTTACAGAAGGTATCACCATGATTTCATTGTTATTAACGATAGCACCGGCTTTCTCCAGTTTATCAAGTATTTTAACGATCTGAGAGCAGATGTAGAGCTGCTGTACTTCATTACCACGGGTTGGTCCCACGATACAGGCAGACTTCTCGCCTTTCCCGAAATGATAGGAGGGAATGCTCAGCTCACCGCGAAAAGGAGTCTTGATGGAGTATACTGTGTCTTTTATCATGTAAAATTACCTCCTAATATACGGACTATCAAAGAGCCTTCATTTACTACGGGATATTCCCTTAAGGTAAATACCATACCGTCACAGGGAGCAAGAATATGCTGGTTGATCTCACCGGTAAGACTGTCTACGATGTCTCCGATAACTTCACCTTTCTTTATACCCATCCAGTGCTCTACCTCAGGCAGAAAAATTCCGGAGGCTTCCGCATGAACCATGGTTACTTCACTTCCGCCTTCTGTGGAGATAATT from Anaerocolumna sp. AGMB13020 encodes the following:
- a CDS encoding M14 family metallopeptidase — protein: MIKDTVYSIKTPFRGELSIPSYHFGKGEKSACIVGPTRGNEVQQLYICSQIVKILDKLEKAGAIVNNNEIMVIPSVNHYSINVEKRFWAMDNTDINRMFPGDAEGETTRRIADGIFKAVKGYNYGIQFASFHTPGDFIPHVRMMETGYQNTSLANLFGLPYVVTRKPRPIDTATLNYNWQMNGTNAFSVYTSATDYIDEKSANQAVSSVLRFLTRMGIIKYNCHNGFIATTLEEESLMSIRADVSGIYRRFKEPGEEVAFGDLLAEVVDPIEGEVISQIIAPSEGIIFFAHRKALVIENCTVYKLIRRLHE